ATCTCCGACAGCACGGCACACATCGAAGTAGAGCCTGTAGATGATGAGGAAATCAACGAAGATCGTACTTTCGAGATTACCATCGTCTCTGCCAAGGGTGCAAAGATAGGCAACGCTACCACGATGGTCTCCCTGAAGGACAACGATGCCAACATCTACGAGAAGTTGCAGGGCAAATGGGTACTCACAGGCGTAAGCTATACCGGCGAGACCATGACTTCCGTAGTGAAGATCATTGGTGCAAGCAATGAAGACGAGGGCGACTACAACAACACCCTGTACATGACAGGCATGGCCATGAGTTCTTCAACCGCAAGACTGTCTTACCACTACGATGCGGCAACCAAGCAGGGCTATGTGGCATTCGACAACCTGATGAAGTACAACTTCATCGAGGACTTCGACGCTGGCAACGGAATCGGAAAGGTCAACATCCTGTTGAGTAACCTCGAAAACGGCAAGCTCACCACTACACCTATCAAGGGTACATGGTCTGACGATTGCAAGGAGATTACCTTCGAGGAAGGCAAATATCTGTTTGCTTATGCTTTAATCAGCGGCCAGTATGCCGAGTTCTTCCGCGTGACGAACATCAAGTTGACCAGAGCGAAGTAAAGTTAGAGATAAAACAACAATTAACAATTACGTTTTATGAAGAAGAAACTGCTAT
This is a stretch of genomic DNA from Segatella hominis. It encodes these proteins:
- a CDS encoding Calx-beta domain-containing protein produces the protein MKYIKLFMLLAVVAFFGACSSDDDSWNTASDVTVSMENATMNIKESQGLTNVPIKVTGKTNGNVYVTVEVKEVGSNPAKEDVHYYITDKTINISDSTAHIEVEPVDDEEINEDRTFEITIVSAKGAKIGNATTMVSLKDNDANIYEKLQGKWVLTGVSYTGETMTSVVKIIGASNEDEGDYNNTLYMTGMAMSSSTARLSYHYDAATKQGYVAFDNLMKYNFIEDFDAGNGIGKVNILLSNLENGKLTTTPIKGTWSDDCKEITFEEGKYLFAYALISGQYAEFFRVTNIKLTRAK